From one Paramormyrops kingsleyae isolate MSU_618 chromosome 1, PKINGS_0.4, whole genome shotgun sequence genomic stretch:
- the klhl23 gene encoding kelch-like protein 23, which produces MSVKGQESYVYDFCDASHPAELLDALREFYVSNLFTDITLQCSSGQVFHCHKAALSACSSYFKVMFTADMRERSNSVIRLSGIDSDILTALVDYVYTSKVNITQTNVQSLLEAADLLQFSTVKMACENFLIRLLDVDNCLGMHAFAELHLCPALEREARRVMLSRFEELMWQDEFLEVDVEKLTTIISTENLNVWKEGVLLEAVVRWVAHDTPARIDYVQDLLCRIQLDLDEMYFKTMLDMQSSRLLANENKIRSLIAHSLKSTCKEMSMSCKKLTSCMYIIGGYYWHPLSEVHMWDPVTNTWVSRKDMPDHTRESYSVAILGPNVYVTGGYRTDTIEALDAVWVYNSDTEEWAEGCPMLDARYYHCSVALHGCIYAIGGYRGGAPARETEFYDPLKKQWFPVAKMIQGVGNATACVLRDTIYVTGGHFGYRGSCTYEKIQSYRADLNEWSIATISPHPEYGLCSVSLNNKLYLVGGQTTITDCYDPEKDEWRQMSVMKERRMECGAVVMNGCIYVTGGYSYSKGTYLQSIEKYDPEQDTWEIVGNLPSATRSHGCICVYSV; this is translated from the exons ATGTCAGTCAAAGGACAAGAGAGCTACGTGTACGACTTCTGTGATGCCAGTCACCCAGCAGAACTCCTGGATGCGCTCAGGGAATTCTACGTAAGCAACCTTTTCACTGATATCACCCTGCAGTGTTCTAGCGGGCAGGTCTTTCATTGCCACAAAGCTGCCCTGTCAGCTTGTAGCTCTTATTTCAAGGTGATGTTCACGGCAGACATGAGAGAGCGCTCAAACAGTGTTATCAGGCTATCGGGGATCGACAGCGATATTCTTACTGCTCTGGTAGACTATGTGTACACCTCCAAGGTGAACATCACTCAGACCAATGTGCAGAGTTTGCTCGAGGCAGCCGACCTGCTGCAGTTCAGCACAGTGAAGATGGCCTGCGAGAACTTCCTGATCCGGCTCCTGGATGTGGATAACTGCCTGGGAATGCATGCGTTCGCTGAGCTTCACCTCTGCCCGGCATTGGAGAGGGAGGCCCGGCGAGTGATGCTCAGTCGATTTGAGGAGCTCATGTGGCAGGACGAGTTCCTGGAGGTCGATGTGGAGAAGCTTACCACCATAATTTCGACAGAGAACCTCAACGTGTGGAAGGAGGGGGTTCTCCTGGAGGCCGTGGTTAGGTGGGTAGCACATGATACGCCGGCACGCATAGACTATGTCCAAGACCTGCTCTGCCGTATCCAGCTTGACTTGGACGAGATGTACTTCAAAACCATGTTGGACATGCAGAGTTCCCGTTTGCTGGCCAATGAAAACAAGATCCGCTCTTTGATTGCCCATTCTCTGAAGTCCACATGCAAAGAGATGTCCATGAGCTGCAAGAAGCTGACCTCTTGCATGTACATAATCGGGGGCTACTACTGGCATCCACTGTCTGAGGTCCACATGTGGGATCCGGTCACCAACACGTGGGTGAGCAGGAAGGACATGCCGGACCACACGAGGGAGAGCTACAGTGTCGCAATCCTGGGACCCAATGTTTATGTGACGGGAGGCTACAGGACGGACACCATTGAGGCGCTCGACGCCGTGTGGGTTTACAACAGTGATACTGAAGAGTGGGCAGAGGGTTGTCCCATGCTTGACGCCAGATACTACCACTGCTCTGTGGCGCTGCATGGCTGCATCTATGCAATAGGTGGCTATAGGGGAGGTGCACCTGCACGGGAAACTGAATTCTATGACCCGCTGAAGAAACAGTGGTTTCCAGTGGCCAAAATGATCCAAG GTGTGGGGAATGCCACAGCCTGTGTGCTACGTGACACAATCTACGTAACGGGGGGCCATTTTGGTTACAGAGGAAGCTGCACTTATGAAAAGATTCAGAGCTACAGGGCTGACCTCAATGAGTGGAGCATAGCCACAATAAGCCCTCATCCAG AGTATGGTCTGTGCTCAGTGTCCCTGAACAACAAGCTTTACCTAGTGGGAGGACAGACCACCATCACAGACTGCTATGACCCAGAGAAGGATGAGTGGAGGCAGATGTCTGTCATGAAGGAGAGGAGGATGGAGTGCGGTGCAGTGGTCATGAACGGCTGCATCTATGTGACAGGGGGCTACTCATATTCCAAAGGCACATACCTGCAGAGCATTGAGAAGTATGACCCTGAGCAGGACACGTGGGAGATCGTAGGTAACCTTCCCAGTGCCACTCGCTCCCACGGCTGCATCTGTGTCTACAGCGTGTAA